A stretch of the Bacillus sp. B-jedd genome encodes the following:
- the fliM gene encoding flagellar motor switch protein FliM — MAEVLSQQEIDALLSALHSGEIQASDVAENKDKVKIYDFKRAMRYSKDQLRSILRIHENFSRMLTSYFSAQLRTYVQIETDLVDQVNYQEFIASIPSKTIINIFDVNPMDGKMVIEVNPQVANAILERLMGGFGAQSQRSEALTEIETVLLKKIFTRTADMYQDVWKSIENIQVNLEGIESNPQFIQIASQNDTVIIIALRATIGDITGRMTICLPHLILEPVLPKLSTHQLLSTMAKKRPPQTEKIKQNLKNVNVPVIAEIGHATLSVADLMNLQNGDVIGIETGKLLVKIGDNARYLGNPGVQKGKYAVQIDQVVFAEGDEELNG, encoded by the coding sequence TTGGCAGAGGTTTTATCACAACAGGAAATTGATGCCCTGTTATCAGCTTTGCATAGCGGGGAAATTCAGGCTTCCGATGTTGCCGAAAACAAAGATAAAGTAAAAATATACGACTTTAAGCGCGCGATGCGCTATTCAAAGGATCAATTGCGGAGCATTTTACGCATCCATGAAAACTTTTCAAGAATGCTCACATCCTATTTTTCAGCTCAGCTTAGAACGTACGTTCAAATCGAAACAGACCTTGTGGACCAGGTAAACTATCAGGAATTCATTGCCTCCATCCCGTCAAAAACAATTATTAATATTTTTGATGTCAATCCAATGGATGGAAAAATGGTCATAGAGGTCAATCCCCAGGTAGCAAATGCAATCCTGGAGCGTTTAATGGGCGGTTTCGGTGCCCAATCACAAAGGTCCGAAGCACTTACTGAAATTGAGACAGTACTATTAAAAAAGATTTTCACACGTACTGCTGATATGTATCAGGATGTCTGGAAAAGCATTGAAAACATTCAGGTAAACTTGGAAGGAATTGAGTCAAATCCGCAGTTTATTCAAATTGCGTCCCAGAATGATACCGTCATTATTATCGCTCTTCGGGCAACTATCGGCGATATTACTGGACGAATGACGATATGCCTTCCTCATTTAATTCTGGAACCGGTACTTCCAAAGCTATCTACACATCAGCTTCTTTCGACTATGGCGAAAAAAAGGCCGCCACAAACGGAAAAAATCAAACAAAACCTGAAAAATGTCAACGTCCCTGTAATAGCGGAAATAGGACATGCCACCTTATCTGTGGCAGATTTGATGAATTTGCAAAATGGGGATGTTATAGGAATAGAAACTGGAAAACTGCTTGTGAAAATAGGGGACAATGCCAGGTACCTCGGCAATCCGGGCGTACAAAAAGGGAAATACGCTGTCCAGATTGATCAGGTTGTTTTTGCGGAAGGAGATGAAGAATTAAATGGGTGA
- the motA gene encoding flagellar motor stator protein MotA, whose product MSSIIGVLIALIAIGLGMVLKGASLSALYNPAAFLIIFGGTVAAILIAFPFREAKKFPILLKIALFEPKLTPKSEQISNIVRCAEIAKREGLLALEETAANTEDPFFKNGLELLIDGHDYEFIEDILHEEVDEIGRRHKTGALIFTQMGTYAPTLGVLGAVVGLVASLGNLNNVDKLGHSIAAAFIATLLGIFTGYVLWHPIANKLKRISKQEEELKLLTIEGILGIYKGLSPSALEKKLAVYITPKERLNLESKNGVNANEQTA is encoded by the coding sequence ATGTCTAGCATTATTGGAGTTTTGATAGCACTTATTGCAATTGGCTTGGGAATGGTTTTAAAAGGAGCATCCTTATCCGCGTTGTACAACCCCGCCGCCTTCCTAATTATCTTTGGAGGAACAGTCGCGGCAATCTTGATAGCTTTTCCTTTCCGGGAGGCAAAAAAATTCCCTATCCTTTTGAAGATAGCCCTATTCGAGCCTAAGCTGACCCCCAAGTCTGAGCAAATTTCAAACATAGTCCGTTGTGCCGAAATTGCAAAGCGGGAAGGATTGCTGGCATTGGAAGAAACCGCCGCAAATACTGAGGACCCCTTTTTCAAAAACGGGCTAGAGCTTTTAATTGATGGGCATGATTATGAGTTTATTGAAGATATACTTCACGAAGAAGTCGATGAAATTGGAAGACGTCATAAAACCGGAGCATTGATTTTCACCCAGATGGGTACCTACGCTCCCACACTTGGAGTACTGGGAGCGGTTGTCGGCCTTGTTGCCTCCCTAGGAAACTTAAATAACGTTGACAAGCTCGGGCATTCAATTGCTGCAGCATTTATCGCTACACTACTCGGGATTTTTACCGGGTATGTACTCTGGCATCCGATCGCCAACAAATTAAAAAGGATCTCAAAACAAGAGGAAGAATTAAAACTTTTAACGATTGAAGGCATTCTGGGAATTTATAAAGGCTTGTCACCAAGTGCGCTTGAAAAGAAACTGGCAGTCTATATAACCCCTAAGGAACGGTTGAACTTAGAAAGCAAAAATGGAGTAAATGCTAATGAGCAGACGGCGTAA
- a CDS encoding response regulator, translating into MAKVLIVDDAAFMRMMLKDILTKNGLEVIGEAVNGADAIEKYRELSPDVVTMDITMPEMDGITAVKQIKSFHPQANIIMCSAMGQQPMVLEAIQAGAKDFVVKPFQADRVMESITKVLG; encoded by the coding sequence GTGGCAAAAGTATTAATTGTTGACGATGCGGCATTCATGAGGATGATGCTGAAAGATATATTGACAAAGAACGGCCTTGAGGTAATCGGCGAGGCAGTTAATGGGGCGGATGCCATCGAAAAATACCGCGAACTTAGTCCAGATGTAGTTACAATGGATATTACCATGCCAGAGATGGATGGAATTACTGCGGTAAAACAAATTAAATCCTTCCATCCCCAGGCAAATATCATTATGTGCTCAGCAATGGGCCAACAGCCAATGGTGCTTGAAGCAATCCAGGCGGGCGCGAAGGATTTTGTTGTAAAACCTTTTCAGGCAGACCGCGTCATGGAATCAATTACAAAAGTATTAGGCTAA
- a CDS encoding CheR family methyltransferase: MQDNGLVQLSRIIYEFCGLRFEDRLSILKEKTAKRVSELGLSYWEYCVYLKATRAEWERLVEILTINETYFYREENQLHECCSAVLPKLREENRIKPIKIWSAACSTGEEPYTLAMLIQESGYFLPGKVEIVATDINKKVLQKAEQGWYHNGSFAFRRIPEGLFKKYFIEKDNGYQVHPSIKNMVTFRHANLLDRPEMSTIGQVDVIFCRNVLIYFDKETTRKVIQNLSQNLKSGGYLFLGHAESITDMDLGFKKVDSEKTFYYRKEPCQDEAIRNISS, from the coding sequence ATGCAGGATAACGGACTAGTACAACTGAGCCGGATCATATATGAATTCTGTGGCCTTCGGTTTGAAGATCGTCTTTCGATACTGAAAGAAAAGACAGCAAAGCGGGTTAGCGAACTTGGGCTCAGCTATTGGGAATATTGTGTTTACTTGAAAGCAACGCGAGCAGAATGGGAACGGCTAGTCGAAATATTGACGATTAACGAAACATATTTTTATAGAGAAGAAAACCAGTTACATGAATGCTGTTCAGCGGTGTTGCCTAAGCTGAGGGAAGAAAACAGAATCAAGCCGATTAAAATTTGGAGCGCGGCCTGTTCAACTGGTGAGGAGCCATATACACTGGCTATGCTCATCCAGGAATCAGGTTATTTTTTGCCAGGAAAGGTTGAAATTGTTGCAACCGACATTAATAAAAAAGTACTCCAAAAGGCTGAACAAGGATGGTACCATAATGGTTCTTTCGCATTCCGGAGAATACCGGAAGGGTTGTTCAAAAAGTACTTTATAGAAAAGGATAACGGCTATCAGGTTCACCCATCAATTAAAAACATGGTTACATTCCGCCATGCCAATTTGCTTGATAGGCCTGAAATGTCAACTATTGGCCAAGTGGATGTAATATTTTGCAGAAATGTATTGATTTATTTCGATAAAGAAACAACAAGAAAAGTAATTCAGAATTTATCTCAAAACTTAAAGTCTGGAGGATATTTGTTCCTCGGCCATGCGGAATCCATTACAGATATGGATTTGGGCTTTAAAAAAGTAGATTCGGAAAAAACTTTTTACTATCGAAAGGAACCATGCCAGGATGAAGCAATACGGAATATTAGTAGTTGA
- a CDS encoding protein-glutamate methylesterase/protein-glutamine glutaminase translates to MKQYGILVVDDSAFMRRAISQIIEQDSQFFVMAIARNGVEAVEKVQRLKPDLVTMDVEMPEMNGIIALSKIMKAAPVPVVMLSSRTGEGARETIQALEQGAVDFFLKDSLLKDQNGELKQEFLQRLKGILAGKLPSVNPEPVQHHVKEQKLSKQDKDVIIIGCSTGGPSALQTILPRFPKDFSLPVVVAQHMPQGFTKHLAERFNSLCNLTVKEAEDGEGVSAGTIYIAPSGFQTRFHRNPDGSIVFKVADEKGSKALYKPAIDITLSSAAPIFNKRLLSVILTGMGVDGTYGCGLVKKHGGTVLVEAEESCVVYGMPKSVYEAGHADSQYELSKIFQGILSFI, encoded by the coding sequence ATGAAGCAATACGGAATATTAGTAGTTGATGATTCAGCTTTTATGCGAAGGGCAATCAGCCAAATTATCGAGCAGGATTCACAGTTTTTTGTGATGGCGATTGCTAGAAATGGCGTGGAAGCCGTTGAAAAGGTTCAGCGGCTCAAACCTGATTTGGTGACGATGGATGTGGAAATGCCAGAAATGAACGGCATTATCGCATTATCAAAAATCATGAAAGCAGCCCCGGTCCCGGTTGTTATGCTCAGTTCAAGAACCGGGGAAGGCGCAAGAGAGACCATACAGGCACTTGAACAGGGGGCTGTCGACTTTTTTCTTAAAGATAGTCTTTTGAAAGATCAGAATGGTGAGTTGAAACAAGAATTCCTTCAAAGGTTAAAAGGAATTTTAGCGGGGAAACTGCCTTCGGTAAATCCAGAACCGGTTCAACATCATGTGAAAGAGCAAAAACTTAGCAAACAGGATAAAGATGTAATTATTATCGGATGCTCAACCGGCGGTCCATCTGCTCTTCAAACAATCCTGCCGCGTTTCCCGAAAGACTTTTCGCTTCCAGTTGTCGTGGCGCAGCATATGCCTCAAGGGTTTACCAAGCATCTAGCCGAAAGATTCAATAGTTTGTGTAATTTAACTGTCAAAGAGGCTGAAGATGGAGAGGGAGTTTCGGCTGGAACTATTTATATAGCACCTTCAGGATTTCAAACGAGGTTTCACCGGAATCCGGATGGTTCGATTGTCTTCAAGGTTGCTGATGAAAAAGGCAGTAAGGCGCTTTATAAGCCGGCCATTGATATTACTCTTTCCTCGGCAGCTCCCATTTTTAATAAACGGCTTTTGTCTGTCATCCTTACGGGGATGGGAGTGGACGGGACGTATGGATGTGGCCTTGTTAAAAAGCACGGAGGAACTGTATTGGTTGAGGCCGAAGAGTCTTGTGTCGTGTATGGAATGCCGAAGTCCGTTTATGAGGCGGGCCATGCGGATAGTCAATATGAACTGTCAAAAATATTCCAGGGAATTTTATCTTTCATATAA
- a CDS encoding CheR family methyltransferase, producing the protein MLTDVEYFSFSEKVKLKTGINLSYYRKEQMKKQLSSLYNKHGYESYEEYFYFLIRDAAFFNEFVGRITFNITEFYRNPDGWEHLQKTIIPRLMKENVSLKCWSAGCSTGEEPYTLAMVLKEMKAHHHIILASDLSESSLIKARQGRYQESTLKNLPHSYKERYFRYLGTFYEMSDEIKANARFVKSNLLHEPFEFNFDLIMCRNVMIYLTDEAKNYLLAKLAASLRTGGILFIGSSETIEQPEAYGLFKVDKYFYKKV; encoded by the coding sequence ATGTTAACAGATGTTGAGTACTTTAGTTTTTCCGAAAAAGTAAAACTAAAGACGGGAATTAATTTATCGTATTACCGAAAAGAACAAATGAAAAAGCAGCTTTCTTCTTTGTACAATAAACATGGTTATGAAAGTTATGAAGAGTATTTTTATTTTTTAATTCGAGATGCTGCGTTTTTTAATGAGTTTGTTGGCCGGATCACGTTTAATATTACAGAATTTTACCGTAACCCGGATGGCTGGGAACATTTGCAAAAAACAATCATTCCCCGACTTATGAAGGAAAATGTAAGTCTCAAGTGCTGGAGCGCTGGATGTTCAACAGGAGAAGAACCGTACACATTGGCAATGGTCCTTAAAGAAATGAAGGCACATCATCATATCATACTGGCGTCGGACCTAAGTGAGAGCTCGCTAATAAAAGCGAGGCAGGGAAGATATCAGGAAAGCACTTTAAAAAATCTCCCTCATAGCTATAAGGAAAGATATTTTAGGTATTTGGGGACTTTTTATGAAATGTCGGATGAAATAAAAGCAAATGCCAGGTTCGTAAAAAGCAATTTGCTTCATGAGCCTTTTGAATTTAATTTTGACTTGATAATGTGCCGGAATGTGATGATATACCTTACAGATGAGGCGAAGAACTATCTTCTGGCAAAATTGGCCGCCTCATTAAGGACGGGAGGAATCCTGTTTATAGGAAGCAGTGAAACAATTGAACAGCCTGAAGCATATGGCTTATTTAAAGTAGATAAATATTTTTATAAGAAAGTTTAA
- the fliY gene encoding flagellar motor switch phosphatase FliY — protein MGEGSLSQDEINALFNQLDSGPGLSIHDFLSSLEQDALGEIGNISLGSSTTALSTLLNQRVEITTPILAVIERDKIEEVIKENQVAVHVDYTEGIRGKNLLMIKEKDAKIIASLMMGGDGTALEDELSELHLSAVQEAMNQMMGSAATSMSTMFNQKVDISPPAIDVLGLPPKKLDDFQDEIIIEVSFRLKVGSLIDSNMIQFIPLSFGKEMIHKLLNTGSSKPEAAAANETAIQYARQPEIADTPTPVRAQPSPLPTAAPRTQPNTNVQRVEYTTFAEPQAAETGKANIDILYDIPLAITVELGRTQMPIRKILELGPGAVIQLDKLAGEPVDILANNKLIAKGEVVVIEENFGVRITDIISPIDRLNKMTT, from the coding sequence ATGGGTGAGGGTTCATTATCTCAAGATGAGATCAACGCATTATTTAACCAGCTGGATTCTGGCCCTGGTTTATCCATCCATGATTTTTTAAGTTCATTAGAACAGGATGCGCTGGGGGAAATCGGCAATATCTCTTTAGGCAGTTCTACCACTGCCTTGTCAACTTTATTAAACCAACGGGTCGAAATTACGACGCCGATTCTGGCTGTAATCGAAAGAGACAAAATTGAAGAAGTCATCAAGGAAAATCAGGTTGCGGTCCATGTTGATTACACAGAAGGCATCAGAGGCAAAAACTTGTTAATGATTAAGGAAAAAGATGCGAAGATCATTGCAAGTCTCATGATGGGCGGAGATGGAACAGCGCTTGAAGATGAACTATCGGAGCTTCATCTAAGCGCGGTACAGGAAGCGATGAATCAAATGATGGGTTCAGCCGCGACATCAATGTCCACAATGTTTAATCAAAAGGTGGATATTTCTCCACCGGCAATTGATGTATTGGGCCTGCCACCGAAAAAACTTGATGATTTTCAGGATGAGATTATCATTGAAGTGTCCTTTAGGTTAAAGGTTGGCAGTTTGATTGATTCCAATATGATTCAGTTCATTCCTCTGTCTTTCGGCAAGGAAATGATTCATAAGCTGTTAAATACCGGTAGTTCAAAGCCGGAAGCTGCTGCTGCTAATGAAACGGCCATTCAATATGCCCGACAGCCAGAGATTGCAGACACTCCTACTCCTGTTCGTGCTCAACCGTCTCCTTTGCCAACAGCGGCTCCGAGAACGCAGCCGAACACGAATGTACAAAGAGTGGAGTATACAACATTTGCGGAGCCGCAAGCTGCGGAAACTGGTAAAGCGAACATCGACATTCTTTATGATATCCCACTTGCCATCACGGTGGAATTGGGACGTACGCAAATGCCGATCCGAAAAATCCTCGAGCTTGGCCCGGGAGCTGTTATTCAGCTGGACAAACTTGCTGGTGAGCCAGTCGATATTTTGGCGAATAACAAGCTGATTGCCAAAGGGGAAGTCGTGGTAATCGAAGAAAACTTTGGTGTGCGCATAACCGACATCATAAGTCCCATTGACCGGCTTAACAAAATGACTACCTAG
- a CDS encoding flagellar hook-basal body complex protein — translation MLKSLYSGISGMKGFQTKLDVIGNNIANVNTVGFKKGRVMFQDIINQNISGATAPTAQTGGINPKQVGLGTRIGSIDTIHTPGSPMTTNIGTDLAIDGDAYFIVTPEVGSGANYLTRAGNFTRDASGDLVNSNGYFVTGVYKDGTGATQYQKINITEDVNGGRFTSYSIDSNGFINVVREDGASGKLAYNGTGYYLSTDGNSEENISIATATVSNPGGLSKVGNTLYETTGNSGNSVMGRIEDINGGHIAAGILEMSNVDLTEEFTELIVAQRGFQANARTITTSDSILEEVVNLKR, via the coding sequence ATGTTAAAGTCGCTTTACTCTGGTATATCGGGGATGAAGGGGTTCCAAACAAAGCTTGATGTTATTGGTAACAATATTGCAAACGTAAATACAGTCGGCTTTAAAAAGGGACGGGTCATGTTTCAGGATATTATCAATCAAAATATTTCGGGAGCGACTGCTCCTACCGCGCAGACAGGGGGCATTAACCCAAAGCAGGTGGGACTAGGAACGCGGATCGGTTCAATTGACACCATCCACACTCCTGGAAGTCCGATGACAACAAATATTGGGACGGATCTTGCCATTGACGGGGACGCCTATTTTATCGTGACACCAGAGGTTGGCAGCGGTGCCAATTACCTGACAAGAGCGGGTAACTTTACGAGGGATGCAAGCGGAGACCTTGTTAACTCCAATGGGTATTTTGTAACAGGGGTTTATAAAGATGGAACAGGAGCAACCCAATACCAAAAAATAAATATTACAGAAGACGTGAATGGTGGAAGGTTTACTTCTTACTCCATTGATTCTAATGGCTTTATTAATGTCGTCCGTGAAGATGGAGCGAGTGGAAAACTGGCTTATAACGGAACAGGTTATTACTTGAGCACGGACGGAAATTCCGAAGAGAATATCTCCATCGCTACAGCCACCGTTTCAAACCCGGGCGGCCTCAGCAAAGTAGGAAACACTTTGTACGAAACGACCGGGAACTCAGGCAATAGCGTAATGGGGCGGATTGAGGATATTAATGGCGGGCATATTGCCGCTGGTATACTGGAAATGTCCAATGTCGATTTAACGGAAGAGTTCACTGAGCTGATTGTCGCGCAACGGGGCTTTCAGGCAAATGCAAGGACAATTACGACTTCCGACTCCATCCTTGAGGAAGTTGTCAATTTAAAACGATAA
- the flgD gene encoding flagellar hook assembly protein FlgD has protein sequence MGGWVNISSAANSKSIYSQTKSFEEKSILGKDDFLKILTTQLSNQDPSNPLQDRDFIAQMATFSSLEQMTNLNSSFEKFSGRQMNQYAAAIGKEVTWSVDGISTASGIVDGISSHYGSYYYLVGEQKVPMEIVTQIKNPESK, from the coding sequence ATGGGCGGCTGGGTGAATATTAGTTCGGCAGCAAATTCCAAATCAATCTATAGCCAAACAAAATCTTTCGAAGAAAAAAGCATACTGGGAAAAGATGATTTCTTGAAGATCCTGACAACCCAGTTATCCAATCAAGATCCATCGAACCCGCTTCAAGACCGCGATTTTATCGCCCAAATGGCAACGTTCAGTTCACTAGAGCAGATGACGAATTTAAACTCGTCTTTTGAGAAGTTTTCCGGCCGGCAGATGAACCAATATGCCGCGGCGATCGGGAAAGAAGTCACCTGGTCTGTCGATGGTATTTCAACAGCCAGCGGCATTGTCGATGGCATTTCAAGCCATTATGGCAGTTATTATTATTTGGTTGGAGAGCAAAAAGTGCCAATGGAAATCGTTACTCAAATTAAAAATCCAGAAAGTAAATAA
- a CDS encoding chemotaxis protein CheA — MDMNDYLEMFIEESKEHLQVINKELLRLEAEPEHIGIINEIFRSAHTLKGMAASMGFEDLASLTHQMENVLDLLRNTKLTITADIMDVIFKCVDIIERMVENIEQGGDGKEDVSHMVGLLQGIQNPEKAVPTAIQEAAVTAEMEIVTDLKTDSVLPEYLSSALEYAKMTGHQLYEVKVTIDEKSIMKSVRAYMVFQAVEEMGDIVQAIPSAEQIEEGDFEDSFTLFVLTEQDPSHLKTHLLNISEVRNVTVMERLVQELEETSSVQQKVKEDQKKAGRPEAAKESEKKKHRSKSIRVDIDKLDHLMNLFSELIIDRGRLEQIARKTEHSELTETVEHMTRISTDLQGLILNMRMVPVEQVFNRFPRMVRDLAKELNKKVQLVIEGAETELDRTVIDEISDPLVHLLRNALDHGLESTEERRLSNKPEEGKIVLKAYHGGNHVFIEVADDGKGINRDKVLEKAIERGVVTEEAAATLTDQQIFSLIFASGFSTADKISDISGRGVGLDVVKTKIESLGGTITIDSIPGQGSTFRIQLPLTLSIIFSMLVKVEEETYAIPFSSIVEITTVGKDQVSALYEQKVIQFRGNIVPLVYLKDAFQIPSATTVVEQNQLYIVIVRKGDKTVGLVVDSVLGQQEVVLKSLGSFLNNLYAISGATILGTGEVALIIDSNQFV, encoded by the coding sequence ATGGATATGAACGATTATTTAGAAATGTTTATAGAAGAGTCCAAGGAACACTTGCAAGTTATTAACAAAGAGCTGCTTCGTCTTGAAGCTGAGCCCGAGCACATTGGCATCATCAATGAAATTTTCCGTTCCGCCCACACTCTGAAAGGAATGGCGGCCTCAATGGGATTTGAGGATTTGGCGTCATTAACGCATCAAATGGAAAATGTTCTCGACTTGCTTCGGAATACAAAATTGACAATCACGGCAGATATAATGGATGTCATTTTTAAATGTGTAGATATCATTGAGCGAATGGTAGAGAACATTGAACAAGGTGGAGATGGAAAAGAGGACGTATCGCACATGGTCGGCCTTTTGCAAGGCATCCAAAATCCAGAAAAAGCGGTTCCTACAGCAATTCAAGAGGCTGCAGTGACAGCTGAAATGGAGATAGTTACGGATTTGAAAACTGATTCGGTCCTTCCCGAATACTTATCTTCAGCCTTGGAGTATGCAAAAATGACTGGCCATCAATTATATGAAGTCAAAGTTACCATTGATGAGAAATCAATCATGAAATCGGTTAGGGCTTACATGGTTTTTCAAGCCGTCGAGGAGATGGGCGACATCGTTCAGGCAATTCCTTCCGCCGAGCAGATCGAAGAAGGAGATTTTGAGGATTCATTCACATTATTTGTCCTCACCGAGCAGGATCCTTCTCATTTGAAGACCCATTTGTTGAATATTTCAGAAGTAAGAAATGTGACTGTCATGGAGCGGCTTGTCCAGGAATTAGAAGAGACTTCATCTGTTCAGCAAAAGGTAAAAGAGGACCAGAAAAAGGCAGGGAGACCTGAGGCAGCCAAAGAGTCTGAAAAGAAAAAACACCGCTCCAAATCAATTAGAGTGGATATTGATAAACTTGACCACTTAATGAATCTGTTCAGTGAATTGATCATAGACCGGGGACGGCTTGAACAGATTGCACGAAAAACAGAGCATTCTGAATTGACGGAAACAGTAGAGCATATGACGAGAATCTCCACCGATTTACAGGGATTGATTTTGAATATGCGAATGGTTCCAGTTGAGCAAGTTTTCAACAGATTTCCAAGAATGGTCAGGGATTTGGCGAAAGAACTAAATAAAAAAGTCCAATTAGTGATTGAAGGCGCGGAGACGGAATTAGACAGGACTGTTATTGACGAAATCAGCGATCCTCTTGTCCATTTATTGAGGAACGCACTTGACCACGGCCTAGAATCAACGGAGGAAAGGCGGTTAAGCAATAAACCGGAAGAAGGAAAAATCGTCTTAAAAGCCTATCATGGCGGTAACCATGTGTTTATTGAAGTGGCGGATGACGGAAAAGGAATCAATCGCGACAAGGTTCTCGAAAAGGCTATTGAGCGCGGGGTAGTGACTGAAGAGGCAGCTGCAACTTTAACTGACCAGCAAATCTTCTCCTTGATTTTCGCCTCAGGATTCAGTACCGCTGATAAGATATCCGATATTTCGGGCCGCGGCGTTGGGCTTGATGTTGTCAAAACGAAAATAGAGTCACTTGGCGGCACGATTACGATCGATTCCATACCAGGACAGGGATCAACCTTCCGCATTCAGCTTCCTTTAACGCTATCAATCATATTCTCGATGCTAGTAAAGGTTGAAGAGGAAACGTACGCGATACCGTTTAGTTCGATTGTCGAAATAACCACCGTGGGAAAAGACCAGGTTTCAGCTCTTTATGAACAGAAGGTCATTCAATTCCGCGGGAATATCGTACCGCTCGTGTATTTAAAAGATGCGTTCCAAATACCGTCTGCCACCACAGTAGTAGAGCAGAATCAACTTTATATTGTCATTGTCCGAAAAGGGGATAAAACCGTCGGCCTTGTCGTTGACTCGGTGCTTGGACAACAGGAAGTCGTCCTAAAATCACTAGGAAGCTTCTTGAATAATCTTTACGCCATTTCGGGAGCTACTATTCTCGGAACTGGAGAAGTTGCTTTAATCATTGATTCTAATCAGTTTGTTTAA
- a CDS encoding flagellar hook-length control protein FliK yields MMKNTQVKEGRFLETLQIDIKINQTATKNEPNKAKGLVNSQNPFAEILAMFQPIVQSNSGNEAEKSDGQSEVELQPGDSSDWKEDENLPLLALLLDFKKMIEQPQGEKGNSVLSETTSLNKSSEINDKSPLADQLRKFVQELVSVKDSGVFSKPLANLNEYIEEAVKIVQAYAEDNSLKGQGKIEQETIHQLEKLISEFQNKRDSSESNRPMNLDKNQVVLSKASPIDHPIYKGIKEPAESKVEFDAKLLSAPGLPKTQIAVPLQGEMAGNPPVQRLNVEEFIREASGWMGRFSIHAKGQGSGEARFLLNPENLGKVEVKIAFQDGKLTAQFVTDTLSAKEALQAQIPVLKQALQHQGLIVAKLDIVQQSQLPNYSDTAGSAFSQGGFSSSQDQQAFRPSGQGTGRQNKSKTEEIDVEQVPFTYGTTPQTLGPRIDFTV; encoded by the coding sequence ATGATGAAAAATACCCAAGTAAAGGAGGGAAGATTCCTGGAAACCCTTCAAATTGACATCAAAATAAATCAAACAGCAACTAAGAATGAACCTAATAAAGCGAAGGGCCTGGTGAACAGTCAAAACCCTTTTGCAGAAATATTGGCGATGTTTCAGCCAATTGTCCAGAGTAATAGCGGGAACGAGGCAGAAAAGTCTGACGGCCAAAGCGAAGTTGAACTTCAACCGGGGGATTCTTCAGACTGGAAAGAGGATGAGAATCTCCCTTTACTTGCTTTACTTTTGGATTTCAAAAAGATGATCGAACAACCACAAGGGGAGAAAGGCAACTCCGTTCTATCAGAAACTACCTCATTGAATAAATCTAGCGAGATAAATGATAAATCTCCTTTGGCCGACCAACTTCGGAAATTCGTTCAAGAGCTTGTCAGCGTGAAAGATAGTGGTGTTTTTAGCAAGCCTTTAGCTAACCTCAATGAATACATAGAGGAAGCGGTTAAGATAGTACAGGCCTATGCCGAGGATAACAGCCTAAAAGGGCAGGGCAAAATTGAACAAGAAACTATTCACCAGCTGGAAAAGCTCATCAGCGAATTTCAAAATAAACGAGACTCTTCCGAATCCAACCGGCCGATGAATTTGGATAAAAATCAAGTTGTTCTGTCAAAGGCAAGCCCCATTGATCATCCGATTTACAAAGGCATAAAAGAGCCTGCTGAATCTAAAGTTGAGTTTGATGCGAAATTGCTTTCGGCCCCTGGCCTTCCTAAAACTCAAATTGCCGTACCTCTACAAGGAGAGATGGCGGGGAATCCCCCTGTCCAGCGCCTTAATGTGGAGGAATTTATCCGGGAAGCGAGCGGATGGATGGGCCGATTTTCTATTCATGCCAAAGGTCAGGGGAGCGGCGAAGCCAGATTTTTATTAAATCCTGAAAATCTTGGAAAAGTTGAAGTGAAAATAGCCTTTCAGGATGGTAAACTGACTGCCCAATTTGTGACCGATACTTTATCAGCTAAGGAGGCCCTGCAAGCGCAAATTCCTGTCTTAAAACAGGCGTTGCAGCACCAAGGATTAATAGTCGCGAAGCTAGATATCGTCCAACAAAGCCAGTTGCCGAATTATTCCGATACCGCCGGCTCCGCTTTTTCTCAGGGGGGATTCAGTTCATCCCAGGACCAGCAGGCATTCAGGCCATCCGGGCAAGGAACTGGCAGGCAAAATAAATCAAAAACAGAGGAAATCGATGTTGAACAGGTGCCTTTCACATATGGAACCACTCCCCAAACATTGGGTCCGCGGATTGACTTTACTGTTTAA